The nucleotide window CTTTTTACCATTGTTAACGGGAAAAACCAATAAGTCACCAAGGGATTTGTTCTATGTGTATTATGATCTGAACAATTTGAAACTCATTCGTTACAAAACATGGGAATTGGTATTGCCTCATGATTCACAGGCTTATAGTCAGGCTATACCGGGGAAAGACGGAACTCCGGGAAAAGTCCCGCATGCAAAAATTCCAATGGCATTATACGATCTTCTTCATGATCCTGGAACGATACAAGATGTACAAACCCAGTATCCGGAAGTGGTCGAAGAAATTTTGAAATATGCTGAACAGGCAAGAGAAGATATGGGGGATGGTCTTACCAAGCGCATTGGGAAAAACAATAGAAAGCCTGCCAAAATGGAGTAATAATTGGTAATTTTATAAATAAACTTTAATTGTATAAAAAGTTTAGATTGTATATTGTAAATAACTAAATAATAATATTATATATGTTTAAAAAAGTATGTTTTCTTTCCGCTTTTTTTTCTTTGTTCTTTTCATTTATGACTTTTGGACAAGGAACTAAAAAACAGCCCAACATAGTTATCATAATTTCAGATGACCATGCCTATCAAGCCATCGGTGCTTATGGTGCCAACTATAATGCTACGCCAAATATCGATAGGTTGGCGAAAGAAGGTGTTTTGTTTAATAATGCCTATGTAACGAATTCGATTTGTGGGCCAAGTCGCGCCGTAATATTGACTGGAAAATACAGTCATAAAAACGGGTTTAAAGATAATACTAATTTCCGTTTTGATGGAAGTCAGGATTCTTTTGCAAAACAATTACAGTCTGCAGGTTATCAAACGGCCTGGATTGGGAAATGGCATTTGGAGACCGATCCCCAGGGATTTAATTATTGGGATATATTGCCTGGTCAGGGGCAATATTACAATCCGGATTTTCATTCAAAAGCGGGTGATAAAAGAAGGGAAGGTTATGTGTCTGATATTATTGAAGATGTTTCAGAAGATTGGTTGAACAATCGTGATAAGAGTAAACCTTTCTGCTTGGTAATAGGACATAAAGCAACACATCGTGTCTGGATTCCGGATACTCAGGATATGGGTAAATATGATAATGTTACTTTTCCTCTACCATCAACTTTTTATGATGATTACAAGAATCGTGAGGCTGCAAAAGTGCAGGATATGAACATTGCAAAAACGATGATAATGGGGTACGACCTAAAAGTATTCAACGATTTAAACGATGAAAATAGCCAAGCTGCTATTTCAAGAATGAATCCGGAGCAACGCAAAAAATTCGATGATTATTATGGGAAGATCGCGGCTGATTTTAAAGCCAAAAATTTAAGTGGAAAGGAATTGACGGAATGGAAATTCCAGAGATATATGAAAGACTATCTGAGTACATCTCTTTCTTTGGATCGCAACATAGGCCGTACCTTAGATTATTTGGACAAAAATAATTTAGCAGAAAATACAATTGTGATTTACCTTTCGGATCAAGGGTTTTATATGGGTGAGCATGGTTGGTTTGACAAGCGTTTTATTTACGAGGAATCTTTCAGGACCCCGATGATTATGCGTTACCCAGGTATTGTGAAAAAAGGAACGAAATCCAATGATTTAGTGATGAATCTGGATATTG belongs to Flavobacterium aquiphilum and includes:
- a CDS encoding sulfatase family protein; translated protein: MFKKVCFLSAFFSLFFSFMTFGQGTKKQPNIVIIISDDHAYQAIGAYGANYNATPNIDRLAKEGVLFNNAYVTNSICGPSRAVILTGKYSHKNGFKDNTNFRFDGSQDSFAKQLQSAGYQTAWIGKWHLETDPQGFNYWDILPGQGQYYNPDFHSKAGDKRREGYVSDIIEDVSEDWLNNRDKSKPFCLVIGHKATHRVWIPDTQDMGKYDNVTFPLPSTFYDDYKNREAAKVQDMNIAKTMIMGYDLKVFNDLNDENSQAAISRMNPEQRKKFDDYYGKIAADFKAKNLSGKELTEWKFQRYMKDYLSTSLSLDRNIGRTLDYLDKNNLAENTIVIYLSDQGFYMGEHGWFDKRFIYEESFRTPMIMRYPGIVKKGTKSNDLVMNLDIAPTVLEAAGVAKPKDEQGESFLPLLKEKKAKGRDAIYYHYYENGEHSVSPHFGVRTKRYKLVRFYEKVNSWELYDLQNDTHETNNLYGKKGYEKITAYMKVQLNKLIDQYDDQDAKKLLSVDFNSYKK